CCTGCTCGACATGTCAAAACAACACCGGTGGCGCAGGCAATGGAATGGCTAGGGCGGGGATAGTAGTCGATGCCACAGATCCAGAAAACCAAATGCATATTTTGGTATCAAACCCAAACGACGAACAGGTGAGTTCAGTCGCAAAACATATGGCCAATGCCCTACAAAAAGACCAACAGGACAATTATAGAGAAGACAGATATAGAATACAGACCCCTACGCGCGAAAATGAACCAAGAGTAAAGTTGTACAAGGCTGCTGCACATATTAAACGTATTAGATTTGGAGTCGAGCCTGGCCAAGAACGCGTTGCAGAAAAACGTGTTGTCAGCAATGAAGAGTCAATGAACAGCTTCAAGAAATATGTCGAAGAGCAAAATCAGCGCAGCGGTAAAAAACGATCACTGTACAGTGAGATATCCCCAGAACTCCTCCACTCAGATGCACCTAGGCCCGAAAGTGAACCTGGAACCGTCCTAGTGGAAGGTTCTACTACCGATATGGTGGATGACGCATTATTGCACCTGGAGGATAACGTCATGGCCGCAGTGGAAGCCGTACATAAAGAGCAGGAGCAGCGACAGCTGTCGCAAAGAACTCCTGCGGAGGAAGCTAAAATACCTGTGCGCAGCGATGATGATATAGAAAACAACCCGTCTTTCAGGTCCGATGATAGTCAATACTACTAGCATGTAAGAATATTTATACAAGCCTTACCAATCGTCCCCGTCGCAACGAGTCGGGCGTAGTCTTAACTGCCTCTCTACCTTAAATCCGATTCATCTCCCCCCACGTGACACTGCCAGACCAACATATTAGTCTAGCCATCTCGCTTGATTGCGGGATTACCCTCTTGGACAATGCAGACACTGCCCAATCACACTGGTTTTGTATCAGTCTCTACATGGCGGCCGTTCCTTGAAGTTTTCAATCGGCGCCAACACACCCGCTTCATAAATTATCAACAAATCTTTTAGAAAACACAACAGATATGATAAACACCCCACTTAAATACCAACATGATAGCCTTCTTTCAACAAATACGCAGCATTTTTAGGGAATCTCACACACCACTCCAACAGATAATCCTGTCCAGAAAAGCTTTCTTTCAACTTCTCGGTTACCTAGGGGCTTGCACGATATTCACTGTACTGGCACAAGCCTACTAATCTCTAAATAACTGTATAGCTTATAATACTAATTAGCCACTCCTATTAGGCGCACTCAGCCTCAACTACGTACTCCAGTCTGGCCACTATCATGGCACATTGCAAAATGCATGCTCTCGAACTAGCTCCACAACCTAAAAACACCCAAGATTTCATAGAATTAATTATCCATATCCATAGGCTATTTTTGGAAACCTCAAACACTATATACAGCACGAAATATCATGAGGCTGCTAAATACTACAATGCTATTATAATTAAGCGCCGTAACTGTGTTACCAGCCATCGCTGTTTAGCTGTTTAGCTGTTTAGCTATTTAGCTGTTAGCAAACTTAGCCCCATTAATCCTCAGCCCGTATGCTTGCTGATAACAATACTTAAAGAGCTAAATACCAATTACCGGCTCTTTTAAGCATTTTAAATAACTACACGCAgaattaccatattctAATATCTAATACATAAGCAATAATGACACCATAGCTTATAATCAACCCTCTTTAGTCCATAAGAGCGGTCGATTGCAAAGAATTGAAAAGGTTATAATTGCCTAGGGAAcaaaaaaataaatttaCTAACAGCAGGTTTAAAAGTATATTCAGATAGGAGTTGTCTAATTGATTCCGAACATCAAAAACCTATGTCGGTACAGTTAAGATACAGTGGTGCGGTCCAGGAACTTTAAAGTATCACACAACGAATCTATTGCTTTTTATTAGCTACTGAAGGTTGtgttttttattttatttattttttttttttcttccTTTGAATTATTAAAAGATACATAGCGAACGTTTATTTATATACAATAAACTTCAGAGGCAAGGACGTTATTCTTCTTTTGGCACTCTTTTTTGGTTCACTATATCTTTATCATTTGAGCGTTCACTTTGTATTTATTGTTTTTGAAAGAGGTTGTTGTGACGTGAAGTTCTCGGATCAGGAGGTTTGTTGCATCTACAAGGACAAGAAATCAAGATCAAAATGGATAGAAACAGCTTACAGCGCTCAGGAAGTATCCATTCTGGCAGTAGTGCGAGTAAAAACTATAGTAACCTTAATGCCAACCTTCATGCAAGGGTGAAGGCGTTTCAGGAGCAGCGGAAGCTTAAAAGATCTGGGAGTGTGGGTTCGAAAACTTCTAATCCCCCTCAAGACGCTTCATCTATACAGCATATTGTGAATAAGCCACTTCCTCCGCTCCCTGGAAATAAGATAATACAGCCGCAAAAAAGCCAGTCTAAAGAAAAGCTCCCGGAGGGTGTAACATCGCAATTGGAAACGATAAGGCAGTCGGA
The Eremothecium sinecaudum strain ATCC 58844 chromosome II, complete sequence DNA segment above includes these coding regions:
- the MCO6 gene encoding Mco6p (Syntenic homolog of Ashbya gossypii AFL216C; Syntenic homolog of Saccharomyces cerevisiae YJL127C-B); this translates as MIAFFQQIRSIFRESHTPLQQIILSRKAFFQLLGYLGACTIFTVLAQAY